The genome window CGTTCCACGGATGGCAGCGACACAGCCGTTTTCCAGCAAGCCATGAGCCTTTCAAGGCACCGTGAACGGTTACCGCCTCCAGGGCATACGCCGAGCAGGAGGGGAAGAATCGGCATACCTGCCCATACAGCGGCGAGACCACCAACCGGTAAGTCTTCAGAAGAGCGATCAGCATGTTGCGGGGAATCGACGCGAGCCGCGACAGGTTCGACGGCGGATGAACCGTTGTCATGTGCCGTCTCC of Arthrobacter sp. JZ12 contains these proteins:
- the yidD gene encoding membrane protein insertion efficiency factor YidD encodes the protein MTTVHPPSNLSRLASIPRNMLIALLKTYRLVVSPLYGQVCRFFPSCSAYALEAVTVHGALKGSWLAGKRLCRCHPWNDGGVDHVPAGGRHFAPGEEPRIVVLNHPVIPADEESRPAA